DNA from Paenibacillus sp.:
CGGCCCTGCAAAATGTTCGCGACGAGCTCCTCCTGCCCGTTTTTGAACGAATCGTATCCGAAGTATCGTTTTAAGAACGTTGTAGCTTGCGTTGCGATCATACCGGTTCCCCTTTGCCAAATCGACCAATGCCGTTCTTGCATTATAACGCGGTTTCGGAAGATGCGGTACCCATGCTTCGCCGGTTTGGGGTATAATGCGGGTAACGAGGTGAAAACGATGGATCCGATATGCCCCCGGTTCGAAAAAAGCATGCAAATTATCGGGAAGCGCTGGTCCGGCCTGATCGTTCATCAGCTGATGCAGGGACCGCAGCGGTTTTGCCGCATCGAAGCGGCGCTGCCGAATTTGAGCGGCCGCGTTCTCTCCGAACGGCTCAAGGAGCTCGAGCAGGAAGGCATCATTCGTCGCTCCGTTTATCCGGAAACGCCGGTGCGCATCGAATATTCGCTGACGGACAAAGGACTCGCCCTCGCGCCCGTCTTCCGCGAAGTGCAGAAATGGGCGAGCGAATGGGTCGAAGCCCCCGCCGCAGCGGAAGAGCCGGACTACGCGCCGTAAGCCGCCGCGAGCCGCAGCACCGCGTCCCGCATCGCTTGACGCAGCTCGTCCGGCTCGAGCAGCTC
Protein-coding regions in this window:
- a CDS encoding winged helix-turn-helix transcriptional regulator — encoded protein: MDPICPRFEKSMQIIGKRWSGLIVHQLMQGPQRFCRIEAALPNLSGRVLSERLKELEQEGIIRRSVYPETPVRIEYSLTDKGLALAPVFREVQKWASEWVEAPAAAEEPDYAP